In Spartobacteria bacterium, a genomic segment contains:
- a CDS encoding glycosyltransferase, which yields MKILLIAPQPFYEERGTPIAVRWVAEHFSRCGDDVDLLCYHVGQDIDVPHVTIIRAWGPPFIKRIPIGFGWKKLVCDVFLSWSMLKLIRRREYDVVHAVEEAVFPAIGIVRWLSGKKKRGLNVVYDMDSSMADQILEKWRALGFLRRPMFAMERWAMRRADLILPVCDHLAEKVRELAPHALSVVLRDQALTSEGIRDVEDIRATMALTGKMAMYVGNLEHYQGVDLILATAGQWIRLHGTDKPLHFVIIGGNDADLARYREKVQQDGLADCVHFVGRRPVDALQTFLAQADYLLSPRGKGVNTPLKVYSYMLAGKPLLATNIVSHTQVLDEDCACLLPCDEGKWAIALDALYTDETACAQMGKKARARAEKNHSVQAYDEVLSGAYRMMMK from the coding sequence ATGAAAATTTTATTGATCGCTCCTCAACCCTTTTATGAAGAACGCGGAACACCCATTGCCGTACGGTGGGTCGCCGAGCATTTCAGTCGCTGCGGTGATGATGTGGACTTGCTCTGCTATCATGTCGGACAGGACATCGACGTGCCGCATGTGACGATCATTCGGGCATGGGGTCCGCCGTTTATTAAACGTATTCCCATCGGTTTCGGCTGGAAGAAACTGGTCTGTGATGTGTTCTTGTCGTGGTCGATGCTGAAGCTGATTCGCCGACGCGAATATGATGTGGTGCATGCGGTGGAGGAGGCGGTCTTTCCTGCCATAGGTATCGTACGCTGGCTGAGCGGCAAAAAAAAGCGAGGGCTGAACGTGGTTTATGATATGGATTCGTCCATGGCGGATCAGATACTGGAAAAGTGGCGTGCGCTGGGATTTTTGCGTCGCCCTATGTTTGCCATGGAGCGCTGGGCCATGCGTCGGGCCGATCTTATTCTGCCGGTGTGCGACCATCTGGCCGAAAAAGTCAGGGAACTGGCACCCCATGCGCTATCGGTCGTTCTACGCGATCAGGCATTGACGTCAGAGGGCATCCGGGACGTTGAGGATATCCGGGCTACGATGGCTCTGACCGGGAAAATGGCCATGTACGTCGGCAATCTGGAACATTATCAGGGGGTGGATTTGATTTTAGCGACGGCGGGGCAGTGGATCAGACTGCACGGGACAGATAAGCCGCTGCACTTTGTCATCATCGGCGGGAACGACGCGGATCTGGCGCGATATCGTGAAAAGGTACAGCAGGACGGGCTGGCTGATTGTGTCCATTTTGTGGGTCGCCGACCGGTGGATGCCTTGCAAACTTTTCTGGCACAGGCCGATTATTTGCTGTCGCCGCGTGGCAAAGGCGTGAATACACCGTTGAAGGTGTATTCTTATATGCTGGCGGGTAAACCGCTGCTGGCGACGAATATCGTATCGCATACCCAGGTACTGGATGAAGATTGTGCTTGTTTACTGCCCTGCGATGAAGGAAAGTGGGCCATTGCACTGGATGCACTGTATACGGATGAGACTGCCTGCGCGCAAATGGGAAAAAAGGCGAGGGCGAGGGCTGAAAAAAATCATTCCGTACAGGCATACGACGAGGTGCTGAGCGGTGCATACCGCATGATGATGAAATGA
- a CDS encoding FAD-dependent oxidoreductase: MTNMQDFEREQFDVLIVGGGIQGASLAWAAAAAGLSVALIEKGDFGEAASANSLKIMHGGLRYLQQVDLPRMRESIVARRMSFQLMPHLVHPTSFMVPSKGFLLQSPLAYLAAGIANDMISFDRNQGVPASHRIPMIRLKAKSFLAQVAEPLADMGSGAMLWQDGFVENTERFTMSLVMSAEQNGAVIANYVKADHLLRAAGRIEGVAATEVESGREFEIRARTTVLATGGWLPELEPEECRSCHAPWEWTRGYNVVIRRNLFGMYGVGLESRMEYLDRDAVMKRGKRNYFFAPWHGGTMIGTLYKPHDASADLCGVQPEEIESVLAEVNSMYPAAELTMDDVCFAQAGILPGKPSADGKGSDDPARDTEVIDYEEKAGISGLIAIKGVKYTTALIWGQRVAKMLAHKHKEELNPVPLSVYGGEQCPTAEMVSKETRGMGGAFSDETCAYLAQQYGGRYLDVLRCAQESDDWDVIAETCIPVAVIPHAIQREHARRLADVVFRRTDMGSFCFPGREALEQTARCMASQLGWTDPRVMAEINDVEDQYRRLGVEHVLSV, encoded by the coding sequence ATGACGAATATGCAGGATTTTGAGCGGGAACAGTTTGATGTATTGATCGTGGGAGGCGGGATACAGGGCGCGTCGCTGGCGTGGGCTGCTGCGGCTGCGGGTCTTTCCGTGGCATTAATTGAAAAAGGCGATTTTGGAGAGGCGGCATCGGCCAACAGTCTCAAGATTATGCATGGAGGACTGCGTTATCTGCAGCAGGTCGATCTGCCCCGTATGCGTGAATCCATTGTGGCGCGGCGTATGAGTTTTCAGCTGATGCCCCATCTGGTGCATCCCACGTCGTTTATGGTGCCGTCAAAAGGATTTCTGCTGCAAAGTCCGCTGGCGTATCTGGCGGCAGGCATTGCCAATGATATGATCTCTTTCGATCGCAATCAGGGCGTGCCGGCATCCCATCGCATTCCCATGATCCGCCTGAAGGCGAAATCCTTTTTAGCTCAGGTGGCGGAACCGCTGGCGGATATGGGCTCCGGTGCCATGCTCTGGCAGGATGGATTTGTGGAGAATACAGAACGCTTTACTATGAGTCTGGTGATGAGTGCAGAACAGAACGGTGCGGTCATCGCCAATTATGTCAAGGCGGATCATCTGCTGCGTGCGGCGGGCCGTATCGAAGGTGTGGCGGCCACGGAGGTGGAAAGCGGCAGAGAATTTGAAATTCGTGCCCGCACCACGGTATTGGCCACAGGCGGCTGGCTCCCGGAGCTGGAGCCGGAAGAGTGCCGCAGCTGTCATGCGCCATGGGAATGGACGCGCGGCTATAATGTGGTGATTCGTCGCAACTTGTTTGGCATGTACGGCGTAGGACTAGAATCCCGGATGGAATATTTGGACAGAGATGCGGTGATGAAACGCGGTAAACGCAACTATTTCTTTGCCCCCTGGCATGGCGGTACCATGATTGGAACGTTGTACAAACCCCATGATGCCTCGGCGGATTTGTGTGGCGTACAGCCCGAAGAGATTGAATCGGTGCTGGCAGAAGTGAATTCCATGTATCCGGCGGCGGAATTGACCATGGATGACGTATGTTTTGCACAGGCGGGAATTCTGCCGGGCAAACCGTCGGCCGACGGAAAGGGCAGTGATGATCCGGCCAGGGATACCGAGGTGATCGATTATGAAGAAAAGGCAGGTATTTCCGGTCTGATAGCGATTAAAGGCGTTAAATATACCACGGCGCTGATCTGGGGGCAGCGGGTAGCAAAAATGCTTGCTCATAAACATAAAGAGGAACTGAATCCCGTTCCGTTAAGTGTTTATGGCGGTGAACAGTGTCCCACCGCCGAAATGGTCAGCAAGGAAACGCGCGGCATGGGCGGGGCATTTAGCGATGAAACCTGTGCCTACCTGGCGCAGCAGTATGGCGGACGTTATCTGGATGTGCTGCGCTGTGCGCAGGAATCTGATGACTGGGATGTCATAGCAGAAACGTGCATTCCTGTTGCAGTGATACCCCACGCCATTCAGCGCGAACATGCCCGCCGGCTGGCGGACGTGGTCTTTCGTCGTACCGATATGGGGTCTTTTTGTTTTCCGGGCCGCGAGGCACTGGAGCAGACCGCACGGTGCATGGCATCGCAGCTGGGCTGGACGGATCCGCGCGTGATGGCGGAAATAAACGATGTAGAAGATCAGTATCGGCGGCTCGGGGTAGAGCATGTGTTATCCGTCTGA
- a CDS encoding fused response regulator/phosphatase — MMTYKKETKLRKHILVADDEGPLRRSIKLILRQSGYKVTAVPDGQLALKVVSDLQSTTERVDLVMTDLQMGGLTGMELLEELQQMDRTLPVLVMTGYGNKETVIELLRHGCTEYIDKPLDPQEVLDRISQIFARIHSDEKELHRESDSIRAEKEVVERQLLTYQQNHDRLSKQIHAAVDSYGQLIQLTPESYKLKVAYKYEAREELGGDFVDVSNTDAGCDVIVADVAGHDMGASYHTVLLKAFFDENCRQGNTGTAFFKMLNSQLLKSSKNERMITTLFLRYNLIEMTADVISAGHPPPIRLRKRLPVPTVISVHGDVLGLQDNTSFESRSVNLASGDRLFLYTDGVINAGRIDEQTAVRTPLGMDGLLDIIGESAGLTLTEQVQAVWDKVCDYCRNCPDDDMLLVGTEVP; from the coding sequence ATGATGACATACAAGAAGGAGACAAAGCTCAGAAAGCATATTCTTGTCGCAGATGATGAGGGGCCGCTGAGACGTTCGATTAAGCTGATTCTTCGTCAGTCGGGGTATAAAGTGACCGCCGTTCCTGACGGGCAGTTGGCACTGAAAGTGGTGAGTGATCTGCAGAGCACGACGGAGCGGGTTGATCTGGTGATGACGGATCTGCAAATGGGGGGCTTAACGGGGATGGAGTTGCTGGAAGAGCTGCAGCAGATGGATCGCACGCTGCCGGTTCTGGTGATGACGGGATATGGCAATAAGGAGACGGTGATCGAGCTGCTGCGGCACGGGTGCACAGAGTACATTGATAAACCGCTGGATCCTCAGGAAGTGCTCGACCGCATTTCACAAATCTTTGCAAGAATACACAGCGATGAAAAAGAGCTGCATCGCGAATCCGACAGCATTCGTGCGGAAAAAGAAGTAGTGGAACGCCAGCTGCTCACCTATCAGCAGAATCACGATCGACTGAGCAAACAGATTCATGCGGCGGTGGACAGCTACGGACAACTGATTCAGCTGACACCCGAATCATATAAGCTGAAGGTGGCATATAAATATGAAGCGAGGGAGGAACTGGGCGGTGACTTTGTTGATGTAAGCAATACAGATGCGGGGTGTGATGTGATTGTCGCTGATGTGGCTGGACATGACATGGGCGCAAGTTATCACACGGTTCTGTTAAAAGCCTTTTTTGATGAGAACTGCCGCCAGGGCAACACCGGAACCGCCTTTTTCAAAATGCTCAACAGTCAGTTGCTTAAAAGCAGTAAAAATGAACGCATGATCACAACGTTATTTCTGCGTTATAATCTGATTGAAATGACGGCAGATGTTATTTCCGCCGGGCATCCGCCTCCGATTCGTCTGCGTAAGCGTCTTCCTGTTCCTACCGTCATTTCGGTGCATGGGGATGTGTTGGGATTGCAGGATAATACATCCTTTGAGAGCCGCAGTGTCAATCTGGCATCGGGAGACCGGTTGTTCCTGTATACCGACGGCGTGATAAATGCGGGAAGAATCGATGAACAGACGGCGGTTCGCACGCCGCTGGGAATGGATGGCCTGCTGGATATCATTGGAGAAAGTGCAGGTCTGACCCTCACCGAGCAGGTTCAGGCCGTCTGGGATAAAGTTTGTGACTATTGTAGAAATTGTCCAGACGACGATATGCTGTTGGTGGGAACGGAGGTTCCGTGA
- a CDS encoding STAS domain-containing protein, which translates to MDPGRMICTEGGSMKINEQPASISFDMRAELKLVDQATDAVCTFLSCSYVQQLAEVKLVMRELLINAVEHGSKNKSNAKITCVVELFANNRVKVVVEDEGTGFDVRNVSMRLPLDADKIRNRGYPLIKACSEQLIFNERGNRITAFIKIQKETQFEIIHDGENATIRATGNITATTANYMREQLVKLLEEGVRNVCFDMEEVDDVDSVSLSVFIILHKTLTVMGGAFELEMKHVSSELIKLFTMTRMDRMYVISPRK; encoded by the coding sequence ATGGATCCAGGACGGATGATATGCACTGAGGGGGGCAGTATGAAGATCAATGAACAACCGGCGTCGATCAGTTTTGACATGCGCGCAGAGTTGAAGCTGGTGGATCAGGCGACGGACGCGGTCTGCACCTTTCTTTCCTGTTCCTATGTACAGCAACTGGCGGAAGTCAAGCTGGTGATGCGGGAGCTGCTGATTAATGCTGTGGAGCATGGGTCGAAAAATAAAAGCAATGCAAAAATCACGTGTGTGGTAGAACTGTTTGCAAATAATCGGGTCAAAGTGGTTGTCGAAGACGAAGGGACTGGTTTTGATGTACGTAATGTGTCTATGCGCCTGCCTTTGGATGCGGATAAGATACGTAACCGGGGCTATCCGCTCATTAAAGCATGCAGTGAGCAGCTGATTTTTAATGAGCGGGGGAATCGCATCACCGCCTTTATTAAAATTCAGAAGGAAACACAGTTCGAGATTATTCATGACGGGGAAAACGCCACAATCAGGGCGACGGGGAATATTACGGCGACAACAGCGAATTACATGCGCGAACAACTGGTAAAACTGCTTGAGGAAGGCGTGCGCAATGTGTGTTTTGACATGGAGGAGGTGGATGATGTTGATTCTGTCAGCCTCAGTGTCTTTATTATTCTGCATAAAACACTGACGGTTATGGGTGGGGCATTCGAACTGGAAATGAAGCATGTTTCCAGCGAGTTGATTAAGCTCTTTACCATGACGCGAATGGATCGCATGTATGTGATATCACCAAGAAAGTAG